The Microbacterium natoriense genomic interval TATTGCGGATGCGAGTCCGTCACGTGGCCTCCGATGATGGCATGTCGGCTGGTCTGAGCAAGCCGAGATCCGTGAAACTTCGATCTCGCTCTCCGACGGATTTCGAGGTGTGATCCCCGAACTAGCGCGCGTCACAGGGTTGGCCCGAGAACAGTCGGATAAGATGAGCCGTCCGTCACCTCCTACGCGCGCAGGAACATGAGAATAGTCGTCGTCAATAACTTCTTCCCACCGCGACCGGGCGGATCCTCCCATCTCGCGGACAACCTCGCACGCGAGTACGCCAACGCGGGGCACGAGGTTCTTGTGTTAACCGCAACCTATGCGGATGCTCCCACGCACGAGAATCGCGACGGGTTCGAGATTGTTCGTATTCCTGCCTGGACGCTCCCGAAGACCAGGTTTGCCGCGAACTTCGACATAGGTTTCACGATCTCACCTCGGGCGAAGCGCCGCGTTTTCGATATTCTGGACGATTTCGCTCCCGACGTCGTCCATCAGCACGGTCAGTTCTTCGATTTGACATGGCTTAGTGGATGGTGGGCGCGCTCACGCAAGCGCCCGACGCTTCTCAGCATCCACACGCGTCTCGAAAGCCCGCTCAGCCGGTTCAACTCCTTCGTCTACTCGACAGCCGACCGACTCCTTGTCGCGCCGTTGATGAGACTCCATCGCCCGACGCTTGTCGTGATGGACAAGCTGATGGATCGTTACATCGACAAGCGGTATTCGAGGAGTATCTCCGGCAAAGTGGTCATTCCCGTTGGGATCGATCCGGAGAAGATGCAAGGCGGGGACGCTGCAGTCGTCCCGGCACAACTGGAGACTGGCGATCGCCCCCTTATCGTCTCGCTTGGACACGTGATCCCGCAGCGGAACCGACTCGCACTTATCCGAGCCTTGCCAAGGGTGCTGTCGATGCACCCGCTGGCCGTGGTAGTCATCGTCGGAGGCGTCTATCATGACGAGTTCCTTACACTCGCCAGAGAGCTCGGAGTGGAGGATTCTGTCAGAGCCGTGGGCGCGCGTCCGTCGCGGGAGATTCCCGACTACCTGGCTGCGGCGGTCGTCGAGGTCCATGAACTCGAGGGTCAAGGCTTCGGCACGGCGAGCCTCGAGGCGTTGGCGGCCGGAGTGCCCGTCGTCGCAGGGGTCCGCGCGGACAACTTCATCAGCATCCCGCTTCGACACGGGGAAGACCTCTTCCTTGTACCTGGTCGTTCGGAGGGCGATGACAGGGCCGACGTCGGCGCCCTCGCCGATATGTTGATCGGCATTCTCGATGATCCGGCGGCGGCGCGGACATCCGTATCGGCCAATGCGCAGTCTCTGATCGATGACCATTTCACTATCCGGCATGTCGCCGCTGCACACCTCGAGGCGCTTGAAGCGATGAGAGGCGACTACGGGCGCGAGGACGTATGAGCGGTTTGACCGACTGGTACCGACGCGTCACGACGCCGCGGGAAGACGGACTTCCGAATGGCAAGGTGATCGGAGTACCCCTGGGCGCGCTGGGGCTCCTGTTCGCTGTACTCGTGATCCTTGGTATCACCGGCTCTTCGACCGGTGTTGTGCATTCGCTGATTAGCAGCAGCAGCGACCCGAATCTCATTGCAGGGTCTCCGGAGACGATCCGGAGCGACGAGTGGTTCGTGCAGACTACGTGGACAATCTCGCAGGTGGAGCAGGGGCTCCCGATCAGAAACGACACTTTCCCCGGCGGTATGGATGCCACCGTCCAGCACGACCTTCCCACGCGGGACTGGTCCACCGCGCTGCGTCCGCATCTCTGGGGTTTTCTCGCTCTACCGCTGGACCAGGCGATGGCAGTGAAATGGTGGCTGCCCGGGTTCGTCATGATGGCGGCGCTGTTCCTCTTCGTGATCTTCCTCCTCCCTCGGCAACCGGTCACGGCGACGTTGATCTCCCTCGGCTTCTATTTCGCTCCATTCCTGCAATGGTGGTTCCTGTCGATCACGTTCTATCCGCCGGCCTGGGCATTCCTCGTCATTGCAACGCTCGTCTGGTGCCTCAGATCGAGAGCAAGGGTTGGTCGGTGGGTGCTCGCGGCGCTCGTCGCCTATCTGACCGCGGCCATGGGCACGGGAATCTACGTTCCCTTCATCGTTCCGGTCGTCTGGGTGGTCGCTGCTTTCGCGATCGGTTCGGTGCTCATGCCATCGGAGATCCATCCGCGGTTCCGTGAACGAGCGGCGGCCATCGTCCCCGTGCTCGTGGCTGGCGTGGTCGGTGTGACACTCCTGTGCGTGTGGGTGTTCACGCGTTGGGACACGATCGTGGGTTTCACGAGCACCGTCTACCCGGGGGAACGGCTGCAGCCCGTGGGTGAAGGGGGGCAGTCAGAGCTGGCAGCATTGCTGAGCGGTCCGTTCTCCCCGATGCTTGGGCCCAGCGGTGGTGCACCGTGGGGGGTGAACAGCTCCGAGGCCGCGACTTTCCTCCTGCCTGGGCTGTTCCTGTTCTTCCCCCTTGTGTGGGCTGCCCTCCGGAGGCAGCGAGACGGACGCGGGGCAGACTGGCTCTCCTGGGCTTTAGTCGCGGTCGGATTGCTCTTCCTCGCCTACATCTTCCTTCCCGGATGGGATGCCGTATCGCATCTGCTCCTGCTCGATCGAACCACCTACGGGCGCATCAGGCTTGGTTTCGGAGTGCTGAGTGTCGTGGTCATCATCGTGCTCGCTGTCCGACTTGCGGAGGAGCGGAGAGCGAAGGGGAAGCTGCCGCTCTGGCCCGCTTTGACCGCAGTGGCAGCAGCTGCGGGGGGCATCGGAGTCGCAGCGTTCATAGGTTCATCGGCAGACTTCAGCTTCCGGAACTTCGCCGGCACGAACCCATTCTCAACCGCAATCACAGCCTTATGCCTAGTTCTCTTCCTCGGCGCCGTGTTGTTCTTCGCTCGCGGCCACCTGACCCTCGGAGCGAGCCTGCTTCTGCTGGCTGCCTTCGCGTCGACAGCGAATATCAACCCTGTGTACCGTGGAGTGCTGGATCTCCGCGAGACGGCCGCTGTCCAGGCCATCGAAGATATCAATCGAGACGCGCCAGGGCGCTGGGTCGGCGTCGCGTCATCCCCCCTCTCGACGATGATGCTCGTCGAGGCAGGTGTGGCTTCTTACAACGGATTCCAGAGCACGCCTTCGAGTGCGATGTGGGATCAGATCGACCCCGGCGGAGACAGCGAGACGATGTGGAACCGTCTCGCCAACGTCTCTTGGGTGATCGGTGAAGGCGACCCCGATCCGCGGAATCCGGCTCCGGATCAGATCCTGCTCACGTTCGACTCCTGCGGCGCGTTCGCGCAGCACAACGTGCAGTACGTCATCGCCGAGGAAGTCATTGACGAGGGGTGCGTCCATCTGCTGACGTCAACCGAGGATGGACCGACAACGATGCGGATCTACGAGGTGATCCCCGCGTCCTGACTGCTCCGGAGGGCACAATGCACCGCTCCCGGCGGTGTGTTTCAACTGTCGAGGAGTCCTGCCTTGCGTGAGATGTGCTCGGCGATCACGAGAGCAGAGGTCGCCGCAGGAGACGGTGCGTTCAGCACGTGAACCTGTTGCGGCCCCAGTTCGAAGAGGAAGTCGTCGACGAGTTTGCCGTCGCGGGCTATCGCCTGCGCGCGGATTCCTGCAGGGGAGGGAGTCAGATCTCGTGCCTCGATCCCGGGTACAAGACGCGAGAGGCTGTCGGCGAACCGCTTCCGAGAGAAGGAGCGGAGCACTTCGGCGACGCCGACCGGAATGTTGTGCGACGCCATACGCAAGAATCCCGGGTAAGTGATGTCCCCGAGTGCTTCCGGGATGTTCATCTTCGCCCAGCTGTAGCTCTCACGGCCGAGCGCGGTCACCGCGTTGGGCCCTGCGTGACGGCTCCCGTCGGTCATCTTGGTCAGGTGCACGCCGAGGAACGGGAGCTCGGGGTCGGGGACCGGGTAGATCAACCCCTGGACGAGATGCTCCTTCTCCTTGGAGAGATGGAAGTACTCTCCGCGGAACGGCACGATCCTCGCGGCGGGGCGCAGCCCAGCCATGCGGGCCACCTTGTCGCTCTGGAGGCCTGCGCAGTTGACGAGCACGTCCGCTCGTACGACGCCCTTCGAGTGCTCGACGACGATCTTGCCGTTCTCCGAGCGAATCGCGCGTGCGGCCGCGCCGAGCACCATCTCTGCGCCTCGTTCGGCTGCGGTCTCCGCCAGTCGACGGCTCACGGCGCCGTAGTCGATGATCCCCGTCGTCTCAACGCGCAGTGCGGCGACGCAGGAGACATGCGGCTCGAACTCGTGGGCCTTTGCGGCGCTGAGCCAGCGCGTCGGGACGCCGTTGGCGGTCGCACGCCGCTCGAGCTCCTTCAGGTTGGCGATCTCCTTCTCGCTCGTCGCCACGATCAGCTTGCCGGTGAATTCGTGGGGGATGCCGTTCTCCACAGCGAAGCGACGCATGCTCGCGTTTCCCTCGACGCACATCTGCGCCTTGAGAGAACCGGGCTTGTAGTAAGGGCCCGCATGGATGACACCTGAATTGCGTCCGGTCTGGTGAAGCGCCCAGTCTTCCTCCTTCTCAAGGACGACTACCCCTCTGCCTGCCCGCGCCGCTCGCTCTGCGACTGCGAGGCCGATGATGCCCCCGCCGATGATGACGACGTTGTTTCCGGCCACGACAGATCTCCCTTGAGCACAACGGTGAGTAGGATGGTCAGGTGGCGATCCTGGTACGCACACCACGGTTCGATCCTACGTCTCCGAGGGCCGTGGAATCTCCGGCCCCATCCTCCATGCGAAAGGCGAACGATGTCGCACACCGTCGCGCTCGGCGAACCGACTGTCGGACCAGAAGAGCTCGCGGCGGTGCAGCGCGTATTCGATTCCGGGTGGCTGTCCGGAGCCGGCCCCACCTGTCGTGAATTCGAAGGCAGATTCGCCGAGGCTGTCGGTACAGCGCATGCTCTGGCTACGAGCAACTGCGGTTCCGCCCTTCACCTTGGTCTTGAGGTCCTCGGAGTGAAGCCGGGTGATGAGGTCATCGTGGGGGACTACACGTTCCCGGCGACCGGCCATTCGGTGATGTGGACCGGGGCGCGTCCTGTCTTCGCCGACATCCGCCCCGACATCTGGTCGGCGGATCCGGCCTCCGTCGAGGCCTCGATCACCGAGCGAACCGTCGGCATCATTGCGGTCGACGTGTTCGGACAGCCCGCCGACTACGACGAGCTCCGTGCGATCGCCGACAAGCACGGCCTTTTCCTGATGGAGGATGCCGCATGCTCCGCTGGCGCGTCGTACAAAGGGCGTCCCGCGGGAAGCCTGGCGGATGTCGCTACATTCAGCTTCCACGGGCGCAAGGGGATCACCGCGGGCGAGGGCGGCGCCCTCGTTACCGATCGCGAAGACCTCGCCACGCACGCCCGCAAGCTGCACACCTATGGCATCGCCCCTGCCCTGTCACGTGAGGGAAGCTCCTCACTTCCCATCCCTTCCTTCGACGAAGCAGGGTACAACTACCGGCTCTCCGACATCTCGGCAGGCATCATGATGGCGCAGCTCGACCGGCTGCCCGGACTCGTCGCGCGTCGCGGGCAGATCGCCGCTGCATATGAGGAGCGGCTCCTCCACGTGGAGGGCGTCACTGCACCCGTCGCACTTGAAGACCGGGTGCATCCGTGGCAGTCGTACGTGGTGACCCTCGACGAGGGGATCGATCGCGGAGTGGTCGCGACGCACCTCCGTCAGAACGGCGTGCAGTGCAACTTCGGCACCTATGCGTCGCACGTCCAGCCGGTCTACCAGTTCGATCGCTCACTTCCGGTGTCGGCCGATCTGTTCATGCGCCACCTCGCGGTCCCCATGCACGCGAACCTGAGCGACGCCGATGTCGACAGGGTCGTCGAAGTCCTCACCGAGGCAGTCGCGGTCGCGCGCTGAGCGCGGCCGATCACAAATAAGGAGTGAATGGATGACCGAGAAGAAGGTCTTCGTTGTTGGAGGTGCTGGCTTCATCGGCCTTCACGTCGTGGAGCGGCTCGTCGACGAGGGGTGGACCGTCCGCATCTTCGACAACATGTGGCGTGGTGACCGCGACCGTGCAAACGAGTTCGCCAAGACCGGCAAGGTCGACGTCATCGACCAGGACATCCGTAACGGAGCTGCCGTCCGCGCCGCGATGCAGGGCTTCGACTACGTGATCAACCTCGCGGCGGACTCGATCAACAAGTCCGTAGCCGATCCCTACTCTTCTTTCGATACGAACGTGGTAGGCATGCACAACGTGATCGCGGCAGCGTCGGACCTCGGGGTGAAGCGCGTCGTTATCGCATCCAGCGCCTCAGTCTATGGCGATCCCGAGAAGCTGCCGATGCACGAGGACGACAAGCTGAGCCCGCTGACGCCGTACTGCATCGGCAAGCGCACCGCCGAGGACATCCTCGGCTACTACAATCGCCAGAAGGGGCTGCCCTGGATCGCGCTCCGGTTCTTCAACGTGTACGGGGAGGGGCAGAAGACCACCGCGTACTACACGTCGGTCATCAACCACTTCGTCAACCGCCTCAAGAACGGAGAGGCCCCGGTCATCGATGGCGAAGGCAAGCAGTCGATGGACTTCATCCATGTCAAGGACATTGCCCGGGCCGTGGTCCTCTCGCTCACCTCGGAGAAGGCGAATGTGCCCATCAATGTCGGTACGGGTATTGATACGACCGTTGCGGACTTGGCTCGCATCCTGATCGATGCCGTCGGTGCGGATGTGGAACCGCAGTTCAACCCGCGCCCCGTCCTCGTTTCACGACGCGCGGCCGACACGACGCGGGCGAAAGAAGTTCTCGGATTCGAAGCAGAGATCGATGTCGTCTCGGGCATGACACGGCTCGTGCAGAACTCCTGACATAGAGAGATCTGGCGGGGTGCGATGGTTCGATCGTCGCGCCCCGTTTTCCGTCCCCGAC includes:
- the lhgO gene encoding L-2-hydroxyglutarate oxidase, giving the protein MAGNNVVIIGGGIIGLAVAERAARAGRGVVVLEKEEDWALHQTGRNSGVIHAGPYYKPGSLKAQMCVEGNASMRRFAVENGIPHEFTGKLIVATSEKEIANLKELERRATANGVPTRWLSAAKAHEFEPHVSCVAALRVETTGIIDYGAVSRRLAETAAERGAEMVLGAAARAIRSENGKIVVEHSKGVVRADVLVNCAGLQSDKVARMAGLRPAARIVPFRGEYFHLSKEKEHLVQGLIYPVPDPELPFLGVHLTKMTDGSRHAGPNAVTALGRESYSWAKMNIPEALGDITYPGFLRMASHNIPVGVAEVLRSFSRKRFADSLSRLVPGIEARDLTPSPAGIRAQAIARDGKLVDDFLFELGPQQVHVLNAPSPAATSALVIAEHISRKAGLLDS
- a CDS encoding glycosyltransferase family 4 protein, with protein sequence MRIVVVNNFFPPRPGGSSHLADNLAREYANAGHEVLVLTATYADAPTHENRDGFEIVRIPAWTLPKTRFAANFDIGFTISPRAKRRVFDILDDFAPDVVHQHGQFFDLTWLSGWWARSRKRPTLLSIHTRLESPLSRFNSFVYSTADRLLVAPLMRLHRPTLVVMDKLMDRYIDKRYSRSISGKVVIPVGIDPEKMQGGDAAVVPAQLETGDRPLIVSLGHVIPQRNRLALIRALPRVLSMHPLAVVVIVGGVYHDEFLTLARELGVEDSVRAVGARPSREIPDYLAAAVVEVHELEGQGFGTASLEALAAGVPVVAGVRADNFISIPLRHGEDLFLVPGRSEGDDRADVGALADMLIGILDDPAAARTSVSANAQSLIDDHFTIRHVAAAHLEALEAMRGDYGREDV
- a CDS encoding NAD-dependent epimerase/dehydratase family protein, whose translation is MTEKKVFVVGGAGFIGLHVVERLVDEGWTVRIFDNMWRGDRDRANEFAKTGKVDVIDQDIRNGAAVRAAMQGFDYVINLAADSINKSVADPYSSFDTNVVGMHNVIAAASDLGVKRVVIASSASVYGDPEKLPMHEDDKLSPLTPYCIGKRTAEDILGYYNRQKGLPWIALRFFNVYGEGQKTTAYYTSVINHFVNRLKNGEAPVIDGEGKQSMDFIHVKDIARAVVLSLTSEKANVPINVGTGIDTTVADLARILIDAVGADVEPQFNPRPVLVSRRAADTTRAKEVLGFEAEIDVVSGMTRLVQNS
- a CDS encoding DUF7657 domain-containing protein, with product MSGLTDWYRRVTTPREDGLPNGKVIGVPLGALGLLFAVLVILGITGSSTGVVHSLISSSSDPNLIAGSPETIRSDEWFVQTTWTISQVEQGLPIRNDTFPGGMDATVQHDLPTRDWSTALRPHLWGFLALPLDQAMAVKWWLPGFVMMAALFLFVIFLLPRQPVTATLISLGFYFAPFLQWWFLSITFYPPAWAFLVIATLVWCLRSRARVGRWVLAALVAYLTAAMGTGIYVPFIVPVVWVVAAFAIGSVLMPSEIHPRFRERAAAIVPVLVAGVVGVTLLCVWVFTRWDTIVGFTSTVYPGERLQPVGEGGQSELAALLSGPFSPMLGPSGGAPWGVNSSEAATFLLPGLFLFFPLVWAALRRQRDGRGADWLSWALVAVGLLFLAYIFLPGWDAVSHLLLLDRTTYGRIRLGFGVLSVVVIIVLAVRLAEERRAKGKLPLWPALTAVAAAAGGIGVAAFIGSSADFSFRNFAGTNPFSTAITALCLVLFLGAVLFFARGHLTLGASLLLLAAFASTANINPVYRGVLDLRETAAVQAIEDINRDAPGRWVGVASSPLSTMMLVEAGVASYNGFQSTPSSAMWDQIDPGGDSETMWNRLANVSWVIGEGDPDPRNPAPDQILLTFDSCGAFAQHNVQYVIAEEVIDEGCVHLLTSTEDGPTTMRIYEVIPAS
- a CDS encoding DegT/DnrJ/EryC1/StrS family aminotransferase; amino-acid sequence: MSHTVALGEPTVGPEELAAVQRVFDSGWLSGAGPTCREFEGRFAEAVGTAHALATSNCGSALHLGLEVLGVKPGDEVIVGDYTFPATGHSVMWTGARPVFADIRPDIWSADPASVEASITERTVGIIAVDVFGQPADYDELRAIADKHGLFLMEDAACSAGASYKGRPAGSLADVATFSFHGRKGITAGEGGALVTDREDLATHARKLHTYGIAPALSREGSSSLPIPSFDEAGYNYRLSDISAGIMMAQLDRLPGLVARRGQIAAAYEERLLHVEGVTAPVALEDRVHPWQSYVVTLDEGIDRGVVATHLRQNGVQCNFGTYASHVQPVYQFDRSLPVSADLFMRHLAVPMHANLSDADVDRVVEVLTEAVAVAR